ggcccgtgagccacaactactgagcctgcacgtctggagcctgtgcgccgcaacaagagaggccatgatagtgagaggcccgcgcaccgcgatgaagagtggcccccgcttgccacaactatagaaagtcctcgcacagaaacgaagatccaacacagccaaaaaaacaaacaaacaaaaaaacccaaaaataaacCTTCTGCTTTAAGAACGTGTGACTTGTTTCCACCTCCCCAGCAGTAGTCATTTTTAGAATAtgcttgtgtttaaaaaaaaaaaaagctttttgagGCTTGATGATTACAAAAGTTGAATATTTAGGATGACTTTGAAAGACCTGTATGTTTCATAAGTGTACAGTTAACTAAAGATCAAAACATGAAAGGTATTCATCCTAGTAACTTAAGTAATAATGATACCTAAAAGCAAAACTGTATCTCAACATTTACTAGAATACAGGTAAAACTATAGTATTAAAAGTTATTCCTTACAAAAtaatctctttaaaatataaaatgataaacacCATCACAAAATAGTTGAATAGCTTCTTCCAAATCTTCAATGTCACAAAGATCCAAAAGGCACGTGGAGCTCATGAGTTAAGCAGTGTTAAGCTTGAAGTAGCTTTGGTGGGTTTCTCTGGGTCCATATGAAATAGAAGCCACTAACAAGAAGTTTCTTAGGGGGATTCATCTGCTGAACAcctataaaattaagaaaaacttaAATTGATATACAACTATGCATGTGTCTATTTTACATCTGTATGAACTCTGCAATGAAAGAATTGATTCAGCAAACAAAAATTGTATTGCGTCTCATCATGTAAACGTTAAAATATAAAGTGGTTCAAAAATCCCTTCTGGGTCTGATTTTACAACTTCcaattgatttgtttgcaaattggaaaagaggggAGGTTTCCACTAAAAACTAGGGATTTTAAGAGGGGCTTTAGCTGATGAGTATAAATAGGCTTTATCAGCCAGAAAGATCTAGGAGATTATGTGTTTTACAGGCTGTATGGTTTGTTCCAACTTGATCCCAGTGGCATCACAAATACAAAGGAATATAAAGATGCACTGAGAAGCAATATAATGGGATTAAGGCTAAGATTAGTAGTGCTTTTTATAACTTGCTTGAGCTAAGTAGTTGTGTTTGTATATGCGTACAAAAGTCTTGTTTTAaaagggaatttaaaaattaaatgtaagaaCTTTATTGAATGTGAACAAAGTGAAAGCAACAGTTCAACAGGCAGTATAGAAACTGAAATCAAACATAAGAACCTTTTAGAGTCTTCATTTGAGTTTCTCTACCGAAAATCCTTAACTTTTCTTATGGGGGCTAAACTTAATGAACTTTAGCACTGAAACAATGTGAACAGCAGTGTGATAAGAGTAGTAGCAAGAATGAAAGCATTCCTCAATGGCATTTACAAGGGTCCAAATAAGAATATGTCCCCTGACCTTTTGTCTGTACTCCTactaacagggagaaaaaaaaaacaaaaacaggtcaTTTCGTTCAGTGGAAAACTACCTTGTAATGCCCGAAGATAATAATTCCAAAAGCTAATGTTTAAGGTGGGCAACAAACAAAACAGTTTTCAAGCATATGACTATTAAGAATTGACTTTGTTAGGAATAAACGGAATGACTGAATCAAGTAGGTAATTATATTATCGCATCATAAATGAACATCCAACAGAAAATGTCAAAATAgtgttttaaaaatgacatttcatgcttacttttgaaatttttcaattaatttcttCACCATTTTATCTGTGATGCCCGGACAGGCAGCTTCAGCCACAGCAATACTTTTCTCCAGTTCTTCGATGGCCTGATTCCTGCTAGCATTATTCTCATCCTGCTGTTTAAGCTGAGAAAGATCAATAGCTATAACATTTAAAATCACTATACTTCTTAAAATAGATATCCAAAGCTAATGAATCTGTACTTACTTCAGCAAATGCAGGTGTGATTATCATAGACAAACAGCTCAGAGTTTGTACAAGATCTTGCTCCTTTGAACAAATATTATAGATTATACACATGacattaaaataatcattcaTGTGCATTCATTGGAATCCTCCTCCCAAAAGACCCAATACAGGGTAAGTTTCCATGCTTTCTTCCCGTCACTAATTCCCATCCATCATCCAGAAGTTCTCTAACTTAGAGGATTACAACTGATATACATGATTCCACTGGGTTTAGATATCTCTaggtaaaatgcattttaaaacataCCAATGGCCACTTAAATGACTTCTATGACCTTTTCTTAATTAGCTCAAAACGAATGGCAAATGAAACCTACTATGGACACAGTGAGGTAGATGAGCGTTTAGGGGTATTAAATTCTAACAATTTTTGGCCATTATACTCTCACTATATAGTTCGAAAAAGTCTACCAAGAGGAAGTGATCATCTCCATATACATACTGCCCCATTCTGCAGTTTCTTTGGATCAGGCTTCTTTCGCACGGTGGTAAAGCTCCATTCAGGATGAGTATTATTTTCCCTGCTGGTGGATTCCCTAAAGAGATTGCCAAAGATACTTCTATAAGTTCCTAAATGATACAGCTTGGTGAAAATACCTAATCAATGCAGCCAGACTCCGAACGGAGAATTGTCCCGAtgtataaaaaaatcatttgatctCAGTTTCAGATAGACACCACTTTTTACTGAAGAGTAGCAATGGTTCTCAACTCTAAGTGTGTACCAGAATCGCGCATGAAGGTCTCTTACTATATATAAAGCCCTGCCCCAACTCCTTCCCACTGACTAGATCAGGATCTCCTGTAGTGTggcttgtgatttttaaaaatttttattatatgttggagtatagttgatttacatttttgaaaGGCTCCATGGGTGACTCTCATGGGCAGCTAAGGCCAACAACCATTAGAACAGAGTAAAAACAAGTATCCTGGTATTTTTTAGACCTTTTAAAAGTTGGGCAATTTCTCATAAATGCAACTAGTATCTAAAGAAATTTGGTGTTGCCTTTGTGTCAATTCAGCTAGCGAAGGAGTAAATTAAATTATGGACTTAGAGGCTAAAATGCTAGTATAAATGCTGCAGTTAAAAAACAGTGCAACTTTTTAGGGGGTACAAATGAGatataaatgaatatttcaaCGTCCCGGTCTGATCACGGTTTGGTATATGGCCAAGAGTTGGGAAACGTTAGTTCTCCAGAGGGATTTTGCAGGTTGCCATCAAAGTAAGAGAAGACGTTGCTCCTTATCACTTTGGGCAAACTAGTAAAACACCTTAAATCGAATCTTGTTCCAAAATTTTGTAATATACTCAAGTATCCACTAGGGGTTAGACCGAGACCATTTAAAACTAAAGCAATTCGCTTCTAAGAAAAAAACGTGTTTCCAAATTCATTGTACTTCACAGactgtgattttaaaagattttcacaGTTTCTAAAGTCAGACTTTAGAATAAGGTTTATATGGTATGCTAGAGAAAGCATATTGGATCACAGTTAAAATATATGCAATATTAAAATGGGCTatctacataaaaattaaataaatggtacATACGAATCAGAGCCCTCAGAATCAGAGTCGTCATCACTGTGCCCTTCTGCCTTCCATCTCTTAAATCGATCTATCAGTTCAGTCAGATAAGAAgtcttctttgaattttttacaatGAATTTATGTTTCAGAAGTTCTTTAGCTGTAGGACGctaaggaacaaaaaagaaaggatgcATGAATATTTCTAGGCTCTTTTGATTGCAAGGAGTGACAAGAAATCACTTCAGTTATGAAGCTGAAAGGTGTAAAAGTATGTCTGCAGGTATGAGGACAACTAAAATGCCATAGGACAATAGCTAATTCTATTTTTGAAGTGGCTCAAGGCAACCAAATTAAATTCACTACTTTGGTACCAATTTGCTAAAGCCCAATGGGCAAAAGGTGGCCTACCTACTAGCAACAGGCAGCAGGGCtttcttaaaagcagagaaacacATGGCAGCACTTTGAtaattaagtaaaaatttaaaaacgttTCAAAATAgtgctttaaaatacttttattatatttactgtaaattggaaaaaaggatgaaaactaGCAAGGCTGTAACTTTGTTATTATCTGCACATATCATATGACCCCCTTCTTCATCACACATTAATTCATATTGCAACTAAATACAAACACCAGGTGCTGTGGGGGATATTTTCCCCCCTAGTATTTTATTAATATGAGAATATTCATTAGCAACTTAAAAATTGTCACATCAAATTCAGTTCTTGTATATTTCTAGTTTCTCGAAGTCATCGGgcagctttattttaaaaacagtaaaacaacTGTAATCAACTTTGCCAAGTAAATGAATGGAGCTCATTAGACTTCAGGAAACGTATACAACTTCATGTTGGAATATCtgaacattaaataaaaaatagtgaaacGCAAACAACTTTTCATGAAAACACAGTTGAATAAAAATCATTGTgaatagttatacatatactttcaTAATGACATCCTAGAAAATGAACTTTATTTCCCCCTGAAATAGGAAATGATCAACGGAATAAAGAAGCTAGGGAccatagaaaaaagagaaaaagatgcaggggaaggagagaaggaactaCAGATCTTGTCAACAACTAAACAAAATTAGCAACATAGAGGGAAGAATCACGTTCCTGGATGGATCTTAGACAGTTTTCACAGGCAATGTATTCTTCACTGTTGAACAAACCACACTGGCTCTATGTAGAGCTGATCATAGAAAATAGTAGTCATAGCATATATACTCACAAATGATGGATCTTTGTTCAGGCAAGCATCAATAAACTCCTTAAAGGATTTAGTAAAGTCTCCGACAAGAGTTGGAGGATTGTTTTTTGGAATAAGAAACAGAACTCTCATAGGATGCATATCGGAGTTAGGTGGCTCTCCCTTGGCTAGTTCAATAGCAGTAATTCCCAGTGACCAAATGTCAGCCTAAGGTAAGGAGGAAAGAACAATTACCTTGAAATTCCATTCCAACATACTGCCACAAAACAACATGTGGAGTCTAACGGTCATACAATATGAAAGTGTCTCAAGAAATGTGatgttaataaatttttattaatataattcatttattttaaaaaatgatcaaatcCCCTACTTTGTGCCAGCTACTGTATTCTAGGCACTGAGGACTCAGGTAGTGACCAAACCAGACAAAATCCCTGCTCTCAAGGGGCTTATGTTCTAGTAGAagagacagataaataaataaataataggatGTCAGATGGTGCTAAGTTCTGTGAAGAAAATAGTAAATCAGGATAAGGGAATAATGAATAAGGTAAAAGGGCTGCAAATTTACACAGGATAGCCAGGGAAGACTGTTCTGTGTAGGTAATGTTTAAGCAGAGACCTAATTGGGAGAAAGGCTATTCCAGATAGAGGGAGaggcaagtgcaaaggtcctgaggttaGAGGGGACTTGCTGTGTTCACAGACCAGCAATGACGCCACTGTGGCTGAAGCAGACAGAAAATAGAgggccaataaaaattaatttaaaaaaagtggaaGTGAAGAGagatcaaaaaaaagaaaatagaggagaGTGATAGGAGATGAGCCAGAGGTAGACAAGGGCCAGACTGTAGAGAGCCACATATGTGATAGTAAGAACTTTGGATTGTATTCCAAGTAGGATGAAAGGCCACTGAAGGGAAGAAGGTCTAAATATTACCAGCATCAAGGGAACGTATGATTTACCAGCAACATCTGACATGACTCTAGCTTTAGGAATACTTTAAAAGGAAGGAGTATTAAGGCAGTTTATTAAATAGGATAGTACGCTATATAAAACttaatattaaaagcaaaatagtTTGTACAGGTAACACTTTACTTTTGAGTCATAAGCTGACTGCTGGATAACTTCAGGAGCCATCCAAAATGGTGTTCCCACAAAggtatttcttttaatttgtgtATCTGTCAGTTGGCCAGCAACTCCAAAGTCAGCAAGTTTCACGTCTCCTTGTTCTGAGAGCAAGACATTGGCAGCTAGGAgggaaaaagagatgaaaaaaccCTCAGCTTCCTCAGAATGCATCTGTTTTTCTCAGGTTCACATTAGacttctgtataccttttatgTCTCggtgaattttcttttctgaatgcAGGTAGTCCAGACCTTTCAAAATTTCCTTTAGCATGGTAGCGATCTGGAACTCATCAAATGGACCAGCTCTCAGCTTAGGGggaaaaacacatacatacatatacatgtaaaagTTTGGAACAATGAAGTTCGAACTTGACATTCTCTTTGAAATAAGAGAATCGCTTAGATATATGAAGCAGTTCTGTTTATTAAACCAATatttaaacaaatgagaaaattttaaaaggtgaggAAAGTTAAGTCAAAGGGCAGAAAGGGTTTTTTAATGATTAGATTTAATCTTGAAAGACAGTACAACCTATATACTAGCTCCAAATACTAAGGTTCTTAAATATTTACATCAAAGATCTAAGAAACATGCTTAAATAATGACAGAACTAGCGTTCTTTTTCTCagataggaaaaaagaaatcagctACTTAAATTTTGGCATTTGCTGTTTAAAACTTCTTAAATATTTACACCGAACTGATTTTTAGATCAGACGGTCCATAAGATTTTTGCAGCAACCAAATTTGATCATATAGGTCAGCTGTAGCACAGTTCTTAGCATTTGTGTATTTcaagaacattgtaaagcatagAGCCTTTTTTGAGACTCAGATTTAAATTTTAGCTACGAATATAATAATTAAACTATTCAGACTTTCATTgtaaaaaaatatcaaatcatggAGGGATACGGTTTTTCAAATAAATGTAACACATTTCCCTGTACTAAAGCCAGTAGTTTTAACTGCAATACAAGGAAAGCAATGATTAGGTTTCAGGAGAATTTGTAATGGAATATCTGAAAATCTCTCCTTAAAataaatggttattttaaaattctggtgCCTCATAAAGCACAAACAGTGGACTGTACAATATTATTACAGGAAAGGGTGGGAATCTAAAGTCAGAGCTGAGGTAGAGTTCTGTTTgctggaaggagggaagaggtggTGAAAATCAAATATTGCCCACTCTGCCTCACACTGGGAGGGATTCACAGCTCTTTGGCACCTTCTGTATTTCATCTTTCATGAATGCCATATTTATTCTGAATAAAGGGCACTTTCATGTTGAAATTTAACAGCTTAAAATAGAAACCACACTTCGGTCTCACCATTTAATATTAACTATGCTCTGGACATATAGTATACTCCAGGGAGGTTCATAGTTCAATAGGTGCCTTTCCTAGGTAACATTATCTGTTTACTTTCAAATATATCAACTTCCACCCCAAAAGTTTCTATTTAAACAGCCGTGGTTAAAGTCAGCTAAAAGGTGAAAATGgcatattattttattgattgcTGGCAATGCAATTCTGAGGTACTACCAAATAAGTTAAAGATAAATGTCATACTACTTAAGATTAGTACTTAGTATCACTGATCATAAAATGTTGACAGGGCCAGAGGAGGTATACCCTCAGTCACTTAGGAAATTGGGCAAGGTCCATATAAAAGGTACTAGCTATCATTCTGAAGGATTTCTAAAAGTGCCCTGGAtaacacagaattttaaaaatatatttaagtaaaaacaaacagaaaagtggTCCTACAGACCCATTCACTTATCTGGTATACTTAGGTCCAGTTTAAAATTCAGTAAAAGTAAAATCTCACTTAACTGGGTACCGGAGGGGGATGGCAGGGGCACCTGGGTGGCAGGGAAATGGGAATGGGGTGGTGGTAGAGCTGCGTTTTTCTTGTTCACTATCAGACAGAAAACTGTCCCAAACCTTGTGGTTAAAATGTTTCCTTAGCCATGATGATAATGATCAGAAAAGGAGGAATAAGGGAgttggaaagagaaggaaggtaaAGTAGATGGAACacagattgcttttttttttttttccttttttttattagtttctgctttataacaaagtgaatcagtcatacatatacatctgttcccacatcccctccctcatgcatctccctccctcccaccctccccatccctcccctccaggcagtcacaaagcaccgagctgatctccctgtgctctgcggctgcttcccactatctatctaccctacgtttggtagtgtatatatgtccatgcctctctttcgctttgtcacagcttacccttccccctccccatatcctcaagtccattctcaagtaggtctgtgtctttattcccgttttacccctaggttcttcatgacattttttttttcttatattccatatatatgtgttagcatacggtatttgtctttctctttctgacttacttcactctgtatgacagactctaggtctatccacctcattacaaatagctcagtttcgtttctttttatggctgagtaatattccattgtatatatgtgccacatcttctttatccattcatccgatgatggacacttaggttgtttccagctccgggctattgtgaatagagctgcaatgaacattttggtacatgtctctttttgaattatggttttctcagggtatatgcctagtagtggaattgctggatcatatggtagttctatttttagttttttaaggaacctccatactgttctccatagtggctgtaccaattcacattcccaccagcagtgccagagtgttcccttttctccacaccctctccagcatttattgtttctagatttcttgatgatggccattctgactggtgtgagatgatatctcgttgtagttttgatttgcatttctctaatgattaatgatgttgagcattctttcatgtgtttgttggcagtctgtatatcttctttggagaagtgcctatttaagtcttctgcccatttttggattgggttgtttgtttttttgctattgagctgcatgagctgtttataaattttggagattaatcctttgtcagttgcttcatttgcaaatattttctcccattctgagggttgtcttttggtcttgtttatggtttcctttgctgtgcaaaagctttgaagtttcattaggtcccatgtgtttatctttgtttttatttccatttctctaggaggtgggtccaaaaggatcttgctgtgatttatgtcatagagtgttctacctatgttttcctctaagagtttgatagtttctggccttacatttaagtctttaatccattttgagcttatttttgtgtatggtgttagggaatgatctaaagtagcagg
Above is a window of Mesoplodon densirostris isolate mMesDen1 chromosome X, mMesDen1 primary haplotype, whole genome shotgun sequence DNA encoding:
- the STK26 gene encoding serine/threonine-protein kinase 26 isoform X1, yielding MAHSPVAVQVPGMQNNIADPEELFTKLERIGKGSFGEVFKGIDNRTQQVVAIKIIDLEEAEDEIEDIQQEITVLSQCDSSYVTKYYGSYLKGSKLWIIMEYLGGGSALDLLRAGPFDEFQIATMLKEILKGLDYLHSEKKIHRDIKAANVLLSEQGDVKLADFGVAGQLTDTQIKRNTFVGTPFWMAPEVIQQSAYDSKADIWSLGITAIELAKGEPPNSDMHPMRVLFLIPKNNPPTLVGDFTKSFKEFIDACLNKDPSFRPTAKELLKHKFIVKNSKKTSYLTELIDRFKRWKAEGHSDDDSDSEGSDSESTSRENNTHPEWSFTTVRKKPDPKKLQNGAEQDLVQTLSCLSMIITPAFAELKQQDENNASRNQAIEELEKSIAVAEAACPGITDKMVKKLIEKFQKCSADESP
- the STK26 gene encoding serine/threonine-protein kinase 26 isoform X2, translating into MEYLGGGSALDLLRAGPFDEFQIATMLKEILKGLDYLHSEKKIHRDIKAANVLLSEQGDVKLADFGVAGQLTDTQIKRNTFVGTPFWMAPEVIQQSAYDSKADIWSLGITAIELAKGEPPNSDMHPMRVLFLIPKNNPPTLVGDFTKSFKEFIDACLNKDPSFRPTAKELLKHKFIVKNSKKTSYLTELIDRFKRWKAEGHSDDDSDSEGSDSESTSRENNTHPEWSFTTVRKKPDPKKLQNGAEQDLVQTLSCLSMIITPAFAELKQQDENNASRNQAIEELEKSIAVAEAACPGITDKMVKKLIEKFQKCSADESP